ACGGACCAGACTCCTACGGGAGGCAGCAGTGAGGAATATTGGTCAATGGGCGGAAGCCTGAACCAGCCATGCCGCGTGCAGGAAGACGGCCCTACGGGTTGTAAACTGCTTTTCCGGGGGAAGAATAAGGCCCACGTGTGGGCCGATGCCGGTACCCCGGGAATAAGGATCGGCTAACTCCGTGCCAGCAGCCGCGGTAATACGGAGGATCCGAGCGTTATCCGGATTTACTGGGTTTAAAGGGTGCGTAGGCGGGCTCCTAAGTCAGCGGTGAAAGTCTGCGGCTCAACCGTAGGATTGCCGTTGATACTGGGGGCCTTGGATTCGGTCGAGGCGGGCGGAATGCGACATGTAGCGGTGAAATGCTTAGATATGTCGCAGAACGCCGATTGCGAAGGCAGCTCGCCGGGCCGACATCGACGCTGAGGCACGAAAGCGTGGGGATCAAACAGGATTAGATACCCTGGTAGTCCACGCCGTAAACGATGATGGCTGGATGTTGGCGATACACCGTCAGCGTCTGAGGGAAACCATTAAGCCATCCACCTGGGGAGTACGGCCGCAAGGCTGAAACTCAAAGGAATTGACGGGGGCCCGCACAAGCGGAGGAACATGTGGTTTAATTCGATGATACGCGAGGAACCTTACCCGGGCTAGAACGTGGTCGGAGTGTATGGGAAACTGTACAGCCCTTCGGGGCCGGCTACGAGGTGCTGCATGGTTGTCGTCAGCTCGTGCCGTGAGGTGTCGGGTTAAGTCCCATAACGAGCGCAACCCCTATCGCTAGTTGCCAGCGGGTCATGCCGGGGACTCTAGCGAAACTGCCAGCGTAAGCTGTGAGGAAGGTGGGGATGACGTCAAATCAGCACGGCCCTTACGTCCGGGGCTACACACGTGTTACAATGGCCGGTACAGAGGGCAGCCACCCCGCGAGGGGGCGCTAATCTCCAAAACCGGTCCCAGTTCGGATCGGAGTCTGCAACCCGACTCCGTGAAGTTGGATTCGCTAGTAATCGCGCATCAGCAACGGCGCGGTGAATACGTTCCCGGGCCTTGTACACACCGCCCGTCAAGCCATGGGAGCCGGGGGTACCTGAAGTCCGTAACCGCGAGGAGCGGCCTAGGGTAAAACCGGTGACTGGGGCTAAGTCGTAACAAGGTAGCCGTACCGGAAGGTGCGGCTGGAATACCTCCTTTCTGGGGTTCGGGCCGTCGGGGTCCGCCGCTCCTGTACATTCTCTGGTGCCAGCGCGTTTATATTGACGAACGGACAGTTTTTTTGGAGAGGGCTTATGCCCTTGCCCGGAGAGTCCCGTAGCTCAGTTTGGTTAGAGCACTACACTGATAATGTAGGGGTCCGCAGTTCAAGTCTGCGCGGGACTACGGCGAGGGGGATTAGCTCAGTTGGCTAGAGCACCTGCTTTGCAAGCAGGGGGTCAAGGGTTCGACTCCCTTATTCTCCACATGGAAAGCGTTCTTTGACGTGGTGGCGTAAAAAGTATTGCAATCGAGAAATCGAGCAACGAGTGATTATATTCATATAAGAGCTAGGAAGAATACGAGGAGCGGTGCGAGCGAGGCGGAAGCCGAGCGGGATCCGCGAGGAAGTGTGCAAGGGCGCACGGGGGATGCCTAGGCTCTCAGAGGCGATGAAGGACGCGACAAGCTGCGAAAATCCGCGGGAAGGCGCAAATGGCCGTAGATCCGCGGGTGTCCGAATGGGGCAACCCGGTACCCGGAAGGGGTATCACCACGCTTCGGCGTGGGGCAAACCCGGAGAACTGAAACATCTAAGTACCCGGAGGAGGAGAAAACAACAGTGATTCCCTGAGTAGTGGCGAGCGAAAGGGGAGGAGCCCAAACCACCCCCGTTACGGCGGGGGCGGGGTAGTAGGGACGCCGCAAGGCCGATCGCGGGGAAGCGGAACCGTCTGGAAAGGCGGGCCGTAGCGGGTGACAGCCCCGTACGCGTAACCCAGCGAGAGGCCGGCGCACCCCTGAGTAGGGCGGGGCACGAGGAACCCTGTCCGAAACCGCCGGGACCATCCGGCAAGGCTAAATACTCCTGAGAGACCGATAGTGAACCAGTACCGTGAGGGAAAGGTGAAAAGAACCGCGAACAGCGGAGTGAAATAGTACCTGAAACCGTGCGCCTACAAGCGGTCGGAGTCCCGTTTACGGGATGACGGCGTGCCTTTTGCATAATGAGCCTACGAGTTGCTCTGTCCGGCGAGGTTAACCCCGTTGACGGGGGGAGCCGAAGCGAAAGCGAGTCCTAATAGGGCGTCCAGTCGGGCGGAGCAGACGCGAAACTTTGTGATCTACCCATGGCCAGGATGAAGTGGCGGTAAAACGCCATGGAGGTCCGAACCGGTAAGCGTTGAAAAGCTTTCGGATGAGCTGTGGGTAGGGGTGAAAGGCTAATCAAACTGAGAAATAGCTCGTACTCCCCGAAATGCCTTTTGGGGCAGCCTTGGGTCGAGCGTGGCGGAGGTAGAGCTACTGATTGGATGCGAGGGCCTCACCGCCTATCAAATCCAGACAAACTCCGAATGCCGCTACGTGGTGCCCAGGAGTGAGCCGTAGGGTGCTAAGGTCCTACGACGAGAGGGGAAGAACCCGGACCAGCAGCTAAGGTCCCCAAGTGTACGCTAAGTCGAGAACAAACGAGGTGCGGCTGCAGTGACAGCTAGGATGTTGGCTTGGAAGCAGCCACTCATTCAAAGAGTGCGTAACAGCTCACTAGTCGAGCGGCCGTGCGTGGATAATAAGCGGGCGTCAAGCGTACCACCGAAGCTCTGGATTTACCCTTAGGGGTATCTGGTAGGGGAGCATTCCGCTCACCGCGAAGTCGGGTCGTGAGGCCCGGTGGAGTGTGCGGAAAAGCAAATGTAGGCATGAGTAACGAGAAGGCGGGTGCAAAACCCGCCCACCGATAGACCAAGGTTTCCTGATCAACGCTAATCGGATCAGGGTTAGCCGGGGCCTAAGGCTAAGCCGAAGGGCGATGCCGATGGACAGCGGGTTAATACTCCCGCGCCCGCGTGCGGTGCGATCCGGGGACGGAGCGCCGTAGCGGCTACGCGCTGACGGATTAGCGCGTTGAGCCTAGCCCTCGGGCGAAGCGAAGCCGTAAGGGTGCTTCCGAGAAAAGCCGGTAAGCTCCAGCCGTACGCGGCCCGTACCGTAAACCGACACAGGTGGTCGAGGAGAGAATCCTGAGGTGCTCGAGTGATCCATGGCTAAGGAACTAGGCAATCTAACCCTGTAACTTCGGGAGAAAGGGTCCCAGCCGCGAGGCTGGGCGCAGAGAAATGGCCCAGGCGACTGTTTATCAAAAACACATGGCTCTGCCAAATCGAAAGATGACGTATAGGGCCTGACACCTGCCCGGTGCTGGAAGGTTAAGAGGGGATGTCAACCGCAAGGCGAAGCATTGAATCGAAGCCCCAGTAAACGGCGGCCGTAACTATAACGGTCCTAAGGTAGCGAAATTCCTTGTCGGGTAAGTTCCGACCTGCACGAATGGTGTAACGATCTGGGCGCTGTCTCAGCCATGAGCTCGGTGAAATTGAAGTCGCGGTGAAGATGCCGCGTACCCGCAACGGGACGGAAAGACCCCGTGCACCTTTACTGCAGCTTAGCGCTGGTTCTGGGCAAGCGATGTGTAGGATAGGCCGGAGGCGACGATCCGGGGGCGCTAGCTCCCGGGGAGCCAACCTTGAAATACGGCCCTTCGCTTGCTTGGGATCTAACCCCGCAGGGGGGACACCGCTTGGCGGGTAGTTTGACTGGGGTGGTCGCCTCCAAAAGAGTAACGGAGGCTTCCCAAGGTGCCCTCAGCACGAATGGTAACCGTGCGCAGAGTGCAATGGCACAAGGGCGCTTGACTGTGAGGCCGACAAGCCGAGCAGGTGCGAAAGCAGGGCATAGTGATCCGGTGGTTCCGTATGGAAGGGCCATCGCTCAAAGGATAAAAGGTACGCCGGGGATAACAGGCTGATCGCTCCCAAGAGCTCATATCGACGGAGCGGTTTGGCACCTCGATGTCGGCTCGTCACATCCTGGGGCTGGAGAAGGTCCCAAGGGTTCGGCTGTTCGCCGATTAAAGTGGCACGCGAGCTGGGTTCAGAACGTCGTGAGACAGTTCGGTCCCTATCTGTTGTGGGCGTAGGAGGCTTGAGGGGCCCTGACACTAGTACGAGAGGACCGTGTTGGACGCACCGCTAGTGGACCTGTTGTGGCGCCAGCTGCATCGCAGGGTAGCTATGTGCGGCAGGGATAAGCGCTGAAAGCATCTAAGCGCGAAGCCCCCCCCGAGATGAGGCCTCCCTTGAGGGGCGTGGGAGACTACCACGTTGATAGGCCGGAGGTGTAAAGGCGGTGACGTCAAAGCTGACCGGTACTAATGACCCGACGACTTCCAGCGGAAAAGCTGGGCTTTCGCGCAGCGAGCGCGCTCCACGCCACCACGTTGAACACATCATCCCCCCTGGGGTAGGGGGGAGCAGCAATACGGTGACCATAGCGGCGGGGCCCCACCCCTTCCCATCCCGAACAGGGACGTTAAGCCCGCCAGCGCCGATGGTACTGCGAAAGCGGGAGAGTAGGACGTCGCCACCCACAGGCCCCTAGGTACACCCTAGGGGCTTTTTTATTTTGCGCTTTTTGGCCCCGCCCCACCCGATTCCGACCCCGGGTTGGTGTTTTGAGATAAATTTGTAAAATAAAAAACCGCCAACAATGACGGTTTAGTTTAATTGACAAATCGCTATATTCTAATTACATAACAGGTTTCTAATAATGTCTCTGTTTTTCTGATTTAGGTAGTTTTTACCTTCTGGTGTATAAAGATGGTTAATTCTGTCTTGATATTTTTCTTCAACTTTTCCACGAACTACTTTCATTGTACTGTTAATAAGACCATTCTGTTCTGAAAAATTCTCATCTAGGATTGCAAATGTTGCAGGAAGCCATCTGTCTGGAAACATATCCCCCATTTCTCCACCTGCTTTAAATTTTCCAATTTCATCGTTTATTAACTTTATTGCTTCTTCTTCTGCTTCAGGAGAGTCATGCTTGATTTGTTTTTCGTTTAATGCACGTTTTAATGATTCTTTTGAAGGTACTAGAAGAGCTGTTGTGTAAGGATTTTGGTTATTATAGAGAATTATTTGATCTACAAAAGTAGAATGTTGAACTAAAGACTCTTCGATTCCTTCTGGGCTATACTTTTCACCATCACTTGCAATAAGAAGACTTTTAAATCTGCCAAGAACATATAGAAAACCATCCTTATCCATATAGCCCATATCCCCTGTATGAAGCCAACCATTTTTTATTGTTTCTGAAGTTGCTTTAGGATTTTTCCAATATCCAATCATTACATTTTCGCCTTTAACAACTATCTCTCCTTTCTCTCCAATTGGCAATTCTTTTCCATTTTCATCACATATTTTTAGTTCTAAATACTTTACTAAGTGCCCTGATGAACCAAATTTGTGTTTTTTTAATGAATTTGAACTTATTATAGGAGTTGCCTCTGAAAGCCCATAGCCTTGAAACATAGGCATTCCTATTGCATAAAAGAATCGCTGTAGGTCTATATCAAGTAATGCGCCACCGCCAATAAAAAAATCGAGTTTGCCACCGAAGCCTTCGCGTATTTTTTGAAAAAGAATCTTGTCATATATTGATAAAAGCGGTTTGTATAAGAACGTAAACCCTTTGCCTCTATTCCAGCCCTCTTTATTATAATTGTATGATAGTTTTAATGCATGATTGAATAATTTTTCAGCAATTGGTCCTTTAGCCCTAATTCCACCCTCTATGTTTTTCTTGAAATTCTTTGCAAGTGCAGGAACGCTAAGCATCAAGTTAGGTTTTAGTTCTTTAATGTTAATAGGAATATTTTTTAAAGTATCTAAAGGGGTTTTTCCTGTTTGAACTGTAGCAATGCTTGCTCCCTTTGACATGAATGAATAAATGCCAGCCACATGTCCAAAACAATGATCAAGAGGTAAAATAATTAATGTACGATATGATTCGGGGATATCCATTAAGGTAAGTGCTTGCTCAACATTAGCAGTATAATTTCTGTGCGAAAGAATAATACCTTTTGGATCTGCCGTTGTTCCGGACGTATAACTTATATTAGCATAGTCATTTGGTTGAATAGCCTGATATGACTCAATAAGGTTATTCTTATTTTCTTTTAAAAATTCGTCTCCAAGTTTGAAAAGATCTCCAATGAAGAGGTCATTAGGGTCTATATTCTCAACGGAATCCAGATAAATAATCTTTTTAACTAATGGTAGTTTATCTCGAATTGAATCAATTTTTGATGATTGATTTTTTGAAACAAAAATTATTGTAGATTCTGAATGCTCCAGTCGGAAAAGAAGATCTGTTCCCTCCAACTTAATAGACAAAGGGATATTCACAGAGCCTGTATAAAGTATTGCTAATTCACTTATTACCCAAAGTTTTCTTCCTTCGGAGAGTAGTGCAATTTTATCACCTTTTTTTACACCCAAACTTAAAAGACCTGCAGCAAGCCTATAAACTTCATCGCGAGTTTCCTTATAGGAAGTCGCATTGTATTCATTGGTTTCTTTTTCCCATATATAAGGGTTATTAGGGTATTTGTTCACACTTTCTTCAAACAAATCAATAATTGTTTTCATATTATATAGGTTGTTTTGTTATTATGTCCTTGTGGATTGATAATTAATATTATAAAATCATAAAAACTCAAATCTAAGAAAATGAAACGAAATTGCAATCAATATTAGTTTTCGTTAATACACTTTGTCAATTTGCTGAATTGTACCTTTGTGCCATCAAAATGTTAATAATATGAATTTGTTTTCCTCTGACAAATGTCTTTCTTGCCCACGCAAATGCGATGTAAATAGAAGTTCAAATCAGGTAGGTTATTGTAAATGTAATAATAAGCCATTGGTATCAAAAATATTTTTGCACAAAGGGGAGGAACCCGTTATATCGGGAAGAAAGGGTATATGCAATGTGTTTTTTGCTCATTGTAACCTACAATGTGTTTACTGCCAAAAC
This window of the Bacteroidales bacterium genome carries:
- a CDS encoding AMP-binding protein; this encodes MKTIIDLFEESVNKYPNNPYIWEKETNEYNATSYKETRDEVYRLAAGLLSLGVKKGDKIALLSEGRKLWVISELAILYTGSVNIPLSIKLEGTDLLFRLEHSESTIIFVSKNQSSKIDSIRDKLPLVKKIIYLDSVENIDPNDLFIGDLFKLGDEFLKENKNNLIESYQAIQPNDYANISYTSGTTADPKGIILSHRNYTANVEQALTLMDIPESYRTLIILPLDHCFGHVAGIYSFMSKGASIATVQTGKTPLDTLKNIPINIKELKPNLMLSVPALAKNFKKNIEGGIRAKGPIAEKLFNHALKLSYNYNKEGWNRGKGFTFLYKPLLSIYDKILFQKIREGFGGKLDFFIGGGALLDIDLQRFFYAIGMPMFQGYGLSEATPIISSNSLKKHKFGSSGHLVKYLELKICDENGKELPIGEKGEIVVKGENVMIGYWKNPKATSETIKNGWLHTGDMGYMDKDGFLYVLGRFKSLLIASDGEKYSPEGIEESLVQHSTFVDQIILYNNQNPYTTALLVPSKESLKRALNEKQIKHDSPEAEEEAIKLINDEIGKFKAGGEMGDMFPDRWLPATFAILDENFSEQNGLINSTMKVVRGKVEEKYQDRINHLYTPEGKNYLNQKNRDIIRNLLCN